Within Candidatus Angelobacter sp., the genomic segment TCCGGTGCTGATTCTCGACGAACCGTGCGCCGGGCTGGATCCCGTCGCCCGCGAGCATTTCCTGCAATTCCTAAATCGCCTTGGCCGGATGCGAAACGGTCCGACACTCGTGCTCGTGACTCATCATGTCGAAGAAATCATGCCGGTGTTCAGCCACGCGTTGCTGCTCAAATCCGGCGAGGTCCTGGCAAGCGGCAAGAAGCAGACCGTGTTGCGTTCAGGGCCGCTTTCGCGGGCGTTTGGTTCGATGGTCCGCTTGCGGGTTGGACCCGGGCGGTACTCGCTCGAGGTGTCGAAGGCCGTGAACACGGTGATTTGACTTGTTTGAGACCAAATACGGGACCGCCCTTGCGCGTAATTCTTTCCTCAACAGGCTGTTTTCTCTTTCGTTTTTTGCCGGCCATTTTAAGATGCACGGATGTCCCGTGATTATTGGTTAAGCCGGACTACTCGATTCTATCAGCCACCATGTAATGGGACATGACCCGCAAAAAACGCTTGTGAAAAATTTCACGATGCGGCACTTTCTCCCGCGCTTTTGGCACTAAAGTAAATGTATCCGCGGGGAGACGGTGTCTCTGTGGACGCCAGACCCAGACCTGATGCCCATCATTAAAACAGTCGTGTTCGCGCTCGCCCTGCTGGCGTCGCCGACAATTTCTTCAGCGGCGGAGAACGTGCCGGCTGCAGCGGCATCGGCCGTCGGAGTTGAACAGGCGTTGGCGGCAGGCGCGGAGCACGGCATCCCGCAAAAGGCACAGCCGCTCGCGGGTGAACGCGGCTTGATCACGAACTCGATGCTCGTGACCTGGATTGTGGCCGCGGGTTTGATCATTTTCGCCCGCTTCGCCACGCGACGGATTCAGGAGGTGCCGAGTGGCGCGCAGAATTTCTGGGAATGGCTGGTGGAAAGCCTGCATGATTTTCTCGAAGGCATCATCGGGCATGACCTAGTCAAGAAAACGTTCTGGTTCTTTGCGACGATTTTCATCTTCATTCTGTTCACCAACTGGTTCGGATTGATTCCCGGCGTCGGCACGATTGGCTGGGGCATGCCAAAAGAGCCGGGCAGCTTTTTGCTGGTGCATGTCGGCCGCCCGCTGCTGCGCGGGGGCAATGCCGACCTCAACATGACCTTCGCG encodes:
- the atpB gene encoding F0F1 ATP synthase subunit A, with product MPIIKTVVFALALLASPTISSAAENVPAAAASAVGVEQALAAGAEHGIPQKAQPLAGERGLITNSMLVTWIVAAGLIIFARFATRRIQEVPSGAQNFWEWLVESLHDFLEGIIGHDLVKKTFWFFATIFIFILFTNWFGLIPGVGTIGWGMPKEPGSFLLVHVGRPLLRGGNADLNMTFAMAAVFMVCWFVWALQANGVKGFLLHLFGPKGESAGLLRLLLIVIFFLVGFLEVFSIMFRPVSLSFRLFGNIFAGENMLEAMANLVPSLKWLLPVPFYFMELLVGLVQALVFMLLTAVFTMLICMHEEGHETAHH